One Pieris napi chromosome 22, ilPieNapi1.2, whole genome shotgun sequence genomic region harbors:
- the LOC125060776 gene encoding actin-related protein 2/3 complex subunit 2 isoform X1 yields MILLEINNRIIEETLTVKYKNALARLKPESIDVTVADFDGVLFHISNVNGDKTKVRVSISLKFYKQLEEHGADELLKRVYGPLLTEAETGYNVSVLLDLENIPEDWETTVKKVGLLKRNCFASVFERYFRLQEDGDVSHKRAVINYRQDETLYVEAQEDRVTVVFSTVFRHEDDIVIGKVFMQELKEGRRASHTAPQVLFSHKEPPLELVDTDAKVGDNISYVTFVLFPRHTCEAARDNTIDLLHMFRDYLHYHIKCSKVYVHSRMRAKAGELLKVLNRARPQSTTRPTERKTISGKTFVRRD; encoded by the exons atgaTCTTGCTGGAGATCAACAATAGAATTATAGAAGAAACGTTaacagttaaatataaaaatgcacTGGCGCG CTTAAAGCCAGAGTCCATAGATGTGACGGTTGCAGATTTTGATGGAGTCCTTTTTCATATATCCAATGTCAATGGAGATAAAACCAAAGTTAGG GTTAGTATATCATTGAAGTTCTACAAGCAATTGGAAGAACATGGAGCTGATGAATTGCTCAAAAGAGTTTATGGTCCCCTGCTCACTGAAGCTGAAACAG GTTACAATGTCTCTGTGTTATTGGATTTGGAGAACATTCCTGAAGACTGGGAGACCACAGTGAAGAAAGTTGGCTTATTAAAGAGAAACTGTTTTGCTTCTGTGTTTGAGAGATACTTCAGGCTGCAAGAGGATGGTGATGTTAGCCACAAAAGAGCTGTTATTAACTATCGACAGGATGAGACACT GTACGTAGAAGCCCAAGAAGATCGAGTGACTGTAGTCTTCTCTACTGTTTTCCGGCACGAAGATGACATAGTAATTGGCAAAGTGTTCATGCAAGAGCTGAAAGAGGGTAGAAGAGCGTCACATACTGCACCACAG GTCCTATTTTCACACAAGGAGCCACCGCTAGAGCTGGTAGATACAGATGCTAAAGTAGGCGATAACATCAGCTATGTTACATTTG TGCTGTTCCCGCGACACACCTGCGAAGCGGCACGGGACAACACCATCGATTTGCTTCACATGTTCCGTGATTACCTGCATTACCACATCAAGTGCTCCAAG gtGTACGTTCACTCCCGTATGCGCGCTAAGGCAGGCGAACTGCTGAAGGTGCTCAACCGTGCGAGACCACAATCTACCACACGACCCACCGAGCGGAAAACTATCTC agGGAAAACATTTGTGAGACGAGATTGA
- the LOC125060776 gene encoding actin-related protein 2/3 complex subunit 2 isoform X2: MMFVITGDESQCFLKPESIDVTVADFDGVLFHISNVNGDKTKVRVSISLKFYKQLEEHGADELLKRVYGPLLTEAETGYNVSVLLDLENIPEDWETTVKKVGLLKRNCFASVFERYFRLQEDGDVSHKRAVINYRQDETLYVEAQEDRVTVVFSTVFRHEDDIVIGKVFMQELKEGRRASHTAPQVLFSHKEPPLELVDTDAKVGDNISYVTFVLFPRHTCEAARDNTIDLLHMFRDYLHYHIKCSKVYVHSRMRAKAGELLKVLNRARPQSTTRPTERKTISGKTFVRRD, encoded by the exons ATGATGTTCGTTATTACTGGTGATgagtcacaatgttt CTTAAAGCCAGAGTCCATAGATGTGACGGTTGCAGATTTTGATGGAGTCCTTTTTCATATATCCAATGTCAATGGAGATAAAACCAAAGTTAGG GTTAGTATATCATTGAAGTTCTACAAGCAATTGGAAGAACATGGAGCTGATGAATTGCTCAAAAGAGTTTATGGTCCCCTGCTCACTGAAGCTGAAACAG GTTACAATGTCTCTGTGTTATTGGATTTGGAGAACATTCCTGAAGACTGGGAGACCACAGTGAAGAAAGTTGGCTTATTAAAGAGAAACTGTTTTGCTTCTGTGTTTGAGAGATACTTCAGGCTGCAAGAGGATGGTGATGTTAGCCACAAAAGAGCTGTTATTAACTATCGACAGGATGAGACACT GTACGTAGAAGCCCAAGAAGATCGAGTGACTGTAGTCTTCTCTACTGTTTTCCGGCACGAAGATGACATAGTAATTGGCAAAGTGTTCATGCAAGAGCTGAAAGAGGGTAGAAGAGCGTCACATACTGCACCACAG GTCCTATTTTCACACAAGGAGCCACCGCTAGAGCTGGTAGATACAGATGCTAAAGTAGGCGATAACATCAGCTATGTTACATTTG TGCTGTTCCCGCGACACACCTGCGAAGCGGCACGGGACAACACCATCGATTTGCTTCACATGTTCCGTGATTACCTGCATTACCACATCAAGTGCTCCAAG gtGTACGTTCACTCCCGTATGCGCGCTAAGGCAGGCGAACTGCTGAAGGTGCTCAACCGTGCGAGACCACAATCTACCACACGACCCACCGAGCGGAAAACTATCTC agGGAAAACATTTGTGAGACGAGATTGA